TTTTCCACCAAATTCTTCAGAAACTTCGGTATGTGTAATTACGAATACTCCTTCCTTTCTTTCATATTCCATAAATCCTGCTTTTTGTCCTTCGTAAAAAAGATCAAGCGTTTTCTCGTTTTGTTTTACTTCTGTCATTATAGTACTATTTATTGTTCTAGATTTTTTTCAATTCTTAAGTCAGGAATGGTCCACAATAATGCGGCCAAATAATACATAATTACCGCAGCGACCGGAAAATAGAAAGAAAGTACAATGCCACTAATGTAAATTGCGGCAGATATTTTTTCTTTTAAAGTAGATTTCAGGGCTTTTGCAATCACGGAATCTTTGCCTTCCAGATCGAGGCAAAGTTTTTGTAAAATATTGAATGCTAAAGCACACATTAGGAGGATAAACCCATACAAGGCGACCGGGTTTTCTGCAAAGTCATTTTCTCCCATCCAGGAAGTGGCAAATGGTAAAATGGAGAGCCAAAATAAAAGGTGCAGATTCGCCCAAAGCACTTTTCCATTCACGTGTTCTACCGCCTGAAAAAGATGATGGTGATTATTCCAGTAAATTCCAACGTATAGAAAACTGAAAATGTAAGACAGGAATTTAAAGGCCATTGGTCTTAGAGCCTGAAAAGTATCGCCTTCCGGAATTCGCAATTCTAAAACCATGATCGTGATGATAATGGCGAGAACACCGTCGCTGAAAGCTTCTAATCTACCTTTTGTCATTTGTTATAAAAGAATAAAGGTAATTAAATTCTGTAAATTTAAAGATGTGCTTTTCTAAATTTTGTCAGGCTCAAAATGACGAATCCCAAAAGTGCTAGTATCAAATATCCTTCCGCCACTTCCAACTGCATCGTCGGGCGAAGAAGGGCAACAATGGTATAACTTACGGCCGAAGTGATGATATAGGAAACACCGCCCGTTAAGCCTCCTGCAACTCCCGCTGAATTTGGAAATCTTCCGATGCAGTAGGCGAAATAATTATTAAAAATGAAACCCGCCGTAATGTGGATTACGAATGCAAATGCCACCAGACTGTAAATGTTGTTTAGAAAGAAAGAGCAAAAGATCATAAAGAGGATTAGAAATAACTGTGTGTAATTTGCAAATCTGATTTTAGGCAGAAAATCTTTTTCTATTAAGAATTTTCCCAGAAACCCTCCGCTCATCCACGCTAAACCCAGGATCAAAGAAACGTAACCCGCGACCACTTCTGAATAACCCATTTTGTGTTCAATGATAAATGCGCCGCAAAGATTAAAGAAAATCACCATGGCATAACTTATGCCACACATGAGCATGCCGTAGAAAAAATCCTTCGTTCGGAACATCATGTCGTATTCCTTTAACACAAAATTGATAACAAAGGGCTTTTTAACTTTTAAGGTTTCCCCGGAAAATAGAAGTTCCAAAATCAATAACACCAAACTGTAGCCCGCCAAGACGTAAAAATTCGACTGCCATCCGAAGAGTTTCTGCAAATAACCTCCCAAAAACGGCGCGACAATAGGACCGACTGACCACACGATCGTCATGACACTCAAATAATGTTTTCGCTGTTCTCCTTCAAAAACATCTACAAAAAATGCACGTTTGGAGACAATTGCAAAACCAGCTAATACGCCCTGTAAAATACGCATCGCATAGATCACCATAATGTCTCTTGTTAAAGCCGTCACTAAAAAGCTGACCATAAATAAACCGAGAGAAACCAGTGTTACACGATATCTTCCGAAAGAATCGACAACGCTTCCTGCAAAAAATTGTGTGATTCCATAACTGATCAAGAATAAAGTCAGCGTGAGTTGAATTTTAGTCTCCGGTTGCTGAAGTTCGATCGCCATCGTCGGCATCGAGGGCAAGTAAATATCGGTCGCCAAACCCGACATTGGAATAACCGCGAATGCGAGCAAAGTGGCAATTAGCTTATTTTTTTCTTTTAGCATCGTGAGTTTTAAAATTCTTCAGTGTAATTTGAAGGCGCAAAAATCGGTATTTTTTTACTGAAAACAGTACTGCAAATATGCTACACGAGATATCGAAAATAACAATGATGAAATGTTTTTTTAAATTAAAAAAGGTGGAATGTTTTTAAACATTCCACCTTTCATTATAATAAAAATTTATTTAAAATGAATCGGACTTTCTCGGCGCCCACTGATCGTACGGCGTCATATCAAAACTGGTAACTTCCTCCATCGTTAATCCAAGCGCATTTGCAACGCCCATTCCATATTCCGGATCGGCCTGGTAACAATTTCTGATGTGCCGGATTTGAATGAATTTCTCCGCTCCGCCGACATTTGCTGCTGTATTTTTAAATAACACCTCCGCTTTTCCATCTGCTTTAATGATGCGGAATAAATCGCCCGGTTGTGTGAAATAATCATCATCGTCATCCCGGAAATTGTGCGCATAAGCATCACCCGAAAGTTCCAGTGGTGGTTCTTTCGCAGAAGGTTGTTCCTGCCATTCTCCGTAACTGTTTGGTTCGTAATGTTTGGTTCCGCCATAATTTCCATCCACGCGCATTTGTCCGTCTCTGTGATAAGCGTGATAAGGACATCTTGGCTTATTTACAGGAATCTGATAATGATTCACGCCCAATCGGTAACGCTGTGCATCACCGTAAGAAAATAATCTTCCCTGCAACATTTTGTCTGGTGAGAATCCAATTCCGGGAACAATGTTCGTAGGATTAAAGGCAGCTTGTTCAACATCCGCAAAATAATTCTCCGCGTTTTTGTTCAGTTCAAATTCTCCAACTTCAATTAAAGGAAAATCTTTTTTAGACCAAACTTTAGTTAAATCGAAAGGATGAAAACGGTAAGTTTTCGCCTCTTCTTCGGTCATGATCTGTACAAACATTTTCCATTTCGGGAAATTGCCTTTTTCGATATTTTCAAATAGATCGCGCTGTGCAGATTCCCGATCCATTCCGACTAATTTTGCCGCTTCTTCATCGGTTAAGTTTTCTATTCCCTGTTGTGTACGGAAATGGAATTTTACCCAATGTCGAACGTTGTCTTTATTTATGAAACTGTACGTATGACTTCCAAAACCATGCATGTGTCGATAGCCATTTGGTAAACCGCGATCGCTCATCAGGATGGTCACTTGGTGTAAAGCTTCCGGTAGTAAAGTCCAGAAATCCCAGTTATTATTAGCGGATCTCATATTGGTTTTCGGATCGCGTTTTACAGCATGATTTAAATCCGGGAATTTCATCGGATCCCGGAAAAAGAAAACGGGCGTGTTATTTCCGACCATGTCCCAAATACCTTCATCGGTATAAAATTTTAATGCGAAACCACGGATGTCTCTTTCTGCATCGGCGGCGCCTCGCTCTCCGGCGACCGTGGAAAAACGGGCAAACATTTCGGTTTGTTTTCCAATTTCACTGAAAATACTGGCTTTCGAATATTGCGTAATATCATGTGTTACGGTGAAGGTTCCAAACGCACCAGAACCCTTTGCGTGCATTCTTCTTTCCGGAATTACTTCTCGGTCGAAGTTGGCCATTTTTTCTAAAAACCAAAAATCCTGCATGAGCAAAGGACCGCGCTGTCCTGCAGTTTGCGTATTCTGATTATCCGGAACCGGAGCTCCTGTTTGTCTTGTAAGTTTTTTCTTTTGTTCCATAATACTATTAATTTTTTGATTGATTAAAGTTAAGGATTAAAACTTGAAATCTTTATTTATTTTGTCTAAGACGGTTATGGATTTGAAGACAAATCTATTTTGTGGTGAATATGGAATACTTCAAAAAAATAAATTTCGAGTTCAATTTAGAAAAGGACATCCTGCAGTTCTTTATTTTTCTCAAAAGTTTCTTTCGCATAAGGACAAAGTGGAACTATTTTTTTGCCGTTTTCGCGTGTATATTGTACTCCCGCAAAAACAAGTTCTTTTGCAAGCCCTTTTCCGCCAAAGGCTTTGTCAACTTCGGTGTGATCGATGATGAATTTGTCTTTTCCGGCCCATTTATAAGTCATTTCTCCTGCTTTTTGGCCTTCATAATAAATTTCGAAAGCCCCGTTTTTTTCGTTGTTGATGTGTTTTAATTCTGTCATTATTCTATAAATTTTGTGTTAATTTCTATATTTCCGTGTAATATTTTATGGATAGGGCAGCGTTCAGCAATCGCATGTAAACGGTCAAGTTGTTCTGCATCAAGGTTGGCGCCTTCGTAACTGATGTTTCTTTCGAAAACGGCAGTTCTGGTTTGGGGATAATCTTCCAGCTTAACTTCTACGTTTATTTTTTCAACTTCCCACTTTTTTCGGTCAATATACATTCTTAAAGTGGCTGCGGTACAGCTTGCTAAAGAGGTCGCCATCATTTCGTAGGGATTAAATCCTTTGTTTCCGCCGCCGGCACTCACGGGTTCATCGGTAATCAGGCTATTTTCCCCGGCGATGACTTCTGTATAATATTTTTGTTTTCCTAAACTTGCTTTTACAGTAACTGCCATTTTTTCATTTTAAAAATTTATTTAGTGCCTTTCAGTATTGCTCTGGGAAGCGGAACATATTCCTCATCATCACCGGGAATTTTTGGGAAAGCTTCTAAGTTTTGACCATGCCAGTTTTTTTTGGCCTGCTCAATTAAGGCTTTATCAGAATTTACGAAATTCCAGAAAATAAAGCGTTCTTCCTTAAAAGGTTCTCCACCGAAAAGGTAAATCGTCGTGTTTTCGGCCATCTCAAATTCACAAAGTTTTGAATTTTTCGCCACAATCAGTTGCTTGCCGGAAAAAGTATGACCTTCGATGTTCACGCTTCCTTCTAGAACATACATGGCAACTTCACCAAATAAAGTTTCGCCGATATTGAGCTTTTGGGTCTCTTTACTTTTAATTTCGAGGAAAAATAATTTTGAATGCGTCGGAACGGGAGATTTATGATTTAATAGTTCGCCTGCAATTAATTTATAGTGTATTCCCTTTTCTTCCCAAGTTGGAATTTCATCCGCTTCGGTATGATGGAAAGTGGGTTCAGACTGTTCCATGTGTTTTGGCAAACCGATCCAGATTTGAAATCCATGCAGATTTTTATCGGTCGTTCTTAGATATTCCGGTGTTCTTTCTGAATGTACAACGCCTTTTCCGGACGTCATAAAATTCACAGCTCCGGGTTTTATTTCGATGTCGCTTCCCAAACTGTCTTTATGTTGTATGGAACCTTCAAAAAGATAAGTTAACGTGGATAATCCAATGTGCGGATGTGGCGGGACATCCATATTCTGATAGTCTTTCAGCGCTGCCGGTCCCATATGATCAATAAAAACAAATGGTCCTACAGCTCTTTTTTCGCGGAAAGGAAGTAATCTTCCAACGAGGAAGTTTCCGATATCTGCAGGTTTTTCTTCTATAACTAAACCAATATTTGACATCATAATTTTAAAATTTAAAGACAGTTTGTATTGTGAAAATCAGTAAAATTTCTTTAGAAATAGAGATTCACTTTTTAATTCATACAAATTTAAGCCGTTAAAAATGAAGCAGCATTGATTTAGGTTAAGTAGTGAAATGGATGTTTTTTTAAGGCGGTTAATCCGCAGATTTCATGTTATTTCCGTCTGAAATATGAAGTCTTCTAAAGACAAATCCAGAAATTACGGTGACAAAACCTACCGTATAAAAAGTGTATCGAAAGGCGAGATGCGTGCTTCCGTCTGTAATTCCGGTATTGTTTTCGAATAATTTCAAGACAATTAAGCCCAAAGCAATCCCGAACCCAACGGCAAGCTGCTGATTGACTGCCAAAAGTGAATTTCCACTGCTGGTGTGAGAATCCCGCAAATCTGCGATCGCAATCGTATTCATTGAGGTAAATTGAATAGAATTAAAAAATCCCAGGATCGCAATGATAGGAACAAACCAATAAATCGAAGACTTTATGCCGGGAATTCCTAAACATGCAATCAAAATTCCGATGATAAAAGTATTGGTCATCAATGTTTTTCGGTAGCCAAAAAAGTCCAAAATTTTAATGACCAAAGATTTCCCAAACATGGCCGTTAATGCCATTGGAGCTACGATCCAGCCCGAAACGACCGCAGATTGTCCGTACGCAATTTGAATCATCAACGGCAATAAAAGTGGGATAGAACTGATCCCTAATCTTGTGGCTAGATTTCCTAAAATTCCTACGCGAAATGTTCTTACCTGAAATAAATTCAAAGGAAAAATTGGTTTTTTGGTCTTTTTCGCGTGGATGTAATAATAGTAGATCATTAGAAATCCTAAAGTGAAAATGAAAAGAACCAGCGTTGTGTGTTGCGTATTTCCAAACATTTCTAAGGCGATGGAAAGTAAGAGTGAAGCGGAGGCGAAAATTAAAAAACCCTTTAAATCAAAGGTAATTTCCCGCGATTTATAATCGGGCATAAATTTTAAACTCAGAAAAATTCCTATTAAACCAATGGGAACATTAATTAGAAAAATCCAGTGCCACGATAAATAATCCACCATATAACCTCCAACTAAAGGTCCTAAAATGGGTCCAATCAAGGCGGGAATAATTGCGAAATTCATGGCTTTCATCAACTCATTTTTCTCATAAGTTTTTATTAAAGCCAGCCTTCCGACCGGAGTCATCAAACTCCCACCCAAACCTTGAATAATTCTGGAGATAACTAATTGCGTAAGATCCTGCGAAAGCGCACAAAAAACAGACCCCAAAACGAAGATGAACAAAGAACTGATAAAGATTTTTCGCGTCCCGAATTTATCGGCTAAAAATCCACTTACAGGCATAAATAAAGCCAGCGTTAAAACATAACTGATGATCGCATTCTGCATATTCAATGGCGATTCCTGCAAATCTTTCGCGATGGAAGGCAGCGAAGTATTTAGGATCGTAGAATCCAACATCTGCATGAAAATAGATGTGGCGAGAATTAAGGGAAGAAATTTTTTAACGGGATTATCTTGGCTAAAAGGCATTTAACAAATTTAAGACATTCAGAAGCAAAGAAGTTGCCATCCGTTTAAGTCTTTGTTAAAAATAGTCATTGATGAAATCTTAAACAAAAAAAATTCCACGAAATCAATCGCAGAATTTTTAAGAATGATTAAAATACTTTTTTAAGAACCCAAATTTAAAAGTCCAGAACCGGATTCAAAATTCAAAATTCAGAATTCAAAATTGTTTTAATAGGAATCTTCATGAACCGACAAAACAGCTCTTCCACTGGGATCATTTGCATTTTTGAAAGCCTCATCCCATTCTAAAGCGATTGGGGTAGAACACGCAACAGATGGAACTGAAGGAACGGTTGCCGCTGCAGTTTCACTCGGGAAATGTTCTTCGAAAATTGTTCGGTACCGGTATTCTTCTTTATTTTGAGGCGTGTTCAGCGGAAAACGGAATTTTGCATTGGTCATCATTTCATCGGTAACTTCCTGATTCGCTACTTCCTTTAACGAGTCGATCCAGGAATATCCAACTCCATCAGAGAACTGTTCTTTTTGGCGCCAGGTGATACTTTCCGGAAGCATATCTTCAAAAGCTTTTCTCAAGACCCATTTTTCAATTTTGGGTTCGTGTGCAGTTACCATTTTGTCTTTTGGATTCAGGCGCATTGCTACATCCATAAACTCCTTATCCAGAAAAGGAACACGGCCTTCAATTCCCCAACTCATCAGGGATTTGTTCGCCCGCAAGCAATCATATAAATGAAGTTTATTAAGTTTTCTCACATTCTCTTCATGGAATTCTTTTGCATTGGGCGCTTTATGAAAGTATAAATAGCCGCCGAAAAGTTCATCGCTTCCTTCGCCGGAAAGCACCATTTTTATTCCCATAGATTTAATGACTCTTGCTAATAAATACATCGGCGTAGAAGCACGAATCGTTGTCACATCGTAGGTTTCCAAATGATAAATAACGTCTCGAACGGCATCTAACCCTTCCTGCACGGTGAAATGAACTTCGTGATGAATGGAGCCGATATGTTCTGCCGCTTTTTGTGCCGCAATTAAATCGGGGCTTCCTTCCAAACCAACCGCAAAACTGTGTAAACGGGGATACCAAGCTTCCTGCGTGTCCCCACTTTCGATTCTATTTCTGGAATATTTTGCCGTCACTGCAGAAATAATGGAAGAATCCAAACCGCCGGAAAGTAAAACTCCATAAGGAACGTCGCTCATTAACTGGCGGTGAACAGCGTCTTCTAAAGCTTTTCGCAGTTCGGCAATATCCGTAGTGTTGTTTTTTACATTTTCAAAATCTTCCCAATCTCTTTTGTACCATTGCTGCATTTCGTAGCCATCTTTGCTGTATAAAAAATGTCCCGGTAAAAAGTTTTCGATGGTTTTACAAATACCTTCCAACGCCTTTAATTCTGAAGCCACATAGTAATTTCCGTTTTTGTCCCAACCTTGATAAAGTGGACATATTCCCATATGATCACGCGCAACAAAGTAAACGTCATTTTCGATATCATAAATTGCAAAGGCGAAAATTCCGTTCAGTTTATCCACGAAATCTTTTCCATATTTTTGAAATAAAGGTATGATGACTTCGCAATCTGATTCAGTTTGGAAATCATAATCCGGAAACTCTTTTCGCAAATCGCGGTGGTTATAAATTTCCCCATTTACTGCTAAAACTATTTTTTTGTCTTTGGAGAACAAAGGTTGTTTTCCCGAAGTTGGATCCACAATCGCCAATCTTTCGTGAGAAAAAATTACTTTCTCATTTTGAAAAATTCCGCTCCAGTCCGGACCGCGATGACGTATCTTTTTCGACATTTCTAAAACCTGAGGTCTTAAGAGTTCGGTTTTTTGTTTCGCATCAAACAGGCATACAATTCCACACATGATTTCTATATTTATCGTTTTGTAAATTTTAATTAAAATTCTACCACAAACATATTGTAAAAGTTTATAAAAATAAACTAAAAATTTCAAAAAGTGAATATTTTTCTTAAATAAGTTTTTAAAGAGGAAAAATTTAAGTTAATCGTACAATTTGACCGATTTATATTGAAAATTTTCATTGCCTCCATTTAAAATAAAAACACTTCCCGAAGAAGAGAAGTGTTTTTTTATCGTTGTTAAAGCGAATCTTTAAACAAAATCCTTCTTAATAATTTCCTCCATACAATATTCTGCAATCGCTGTAATTGTCACAAAAGGATTTACGCCGATCGTTCCGGGAATTAAAGAACCATCAATTACATATAAATTCTGATGACCGTTCAATCTTCCGAACTGATCAGTTGCTTTTCCCAAAACAATTCCGCCCAGGGGATGATAACAAACATCAGCACCAAAACCATTATGGAACAGTATATGCGATCTCGTTCCACCATTGGCATTATTCATAGTACGCAGAAAATGTTTTGCATTGTCTTTCATATGCGCCGTGTGCGATTGGTCCCAGTTTAAATCTAATTTCTGAGCTTTCAGATCATATTTTACTTCGCCAAATTTCTTCAGTTTATTCACCATTAAGTAAAGCGCTGTCGCTACATTTAATCCCATAGGTAAAGGTGCGATCTCTACAAAGAATGGATGTTCCTTATCTTCCCAGTGATCAATTCCACCTACTGGAATCGTAGATTGTTTAAATCCTGTTCCGCCAGAAAAAGCTTTTACCCAATTTCGTCCCGTCATAAAGTTTCCGTTGTTTCCCCATTCTTTTCCAACGTTTTCATCAATTGGGAGCTGTGTTTTCGCGCTGGACTTTAATAACAATTCTATAGAGCCCATTGTTCCGGCCGACAGAATTAATTTCTTTGCGTTAATGATTTTATGCTGAATTTCTTCTCCTTTTGTATTGATAACAGAAATATCGATGGTATAACTTTTATCTGGATTTTGAGAAATATGATTCACCTGATGCAAATCTAGAATTTCCAGTTTTCCTGTTGCCGTCGCTTTTTTCAGGTAGGTTTTATCTAATGAGTTTTTGCCGTGATTATTTCCGTAAATCACTTCTCCGGCCAGAGCAGAACGTGGTACTTCTTCTTTGTACTCTTTTTCCATGTAATTGAAATCATACACATTCGGAACACGAACCGTTTTAAAACCTGCTTTGTGGGCCTCTTCTTCACCAACTCTGTTGAACTTATAGAAGTGACAGTCTTTTAAAAATTCCTCTGAAGCCACATTGGTTTTCAATTCTTTATTTGCTAAAGGAAAGTAATGGGAATAAAATTTCTCTGTATCTAAGTTTGGAAATATTTCTTTAAAATATTCTTTTTTTGGAGTAACAGCCATTCCGCCATTCACGAGAGAACCACCGCCAACTCCGCGGCCAACCCAGACTTTGATATGCTCGAAATCCAGTCGGTCTAATGTTCCAGTGAATTTATCTAAATTAAAAAGATTAAAAAAGGGTGCAATGGTTTTTGTTTTTAGCCAGGCTGCAGAATGACCCGGATTGATCATGGGCGAAAATTTCTCCCCGGATTTCTCCCAGTTTAAGCCCATTTCTAACAGGGTGACGGGAATGCCTTTTTCACAGAGTCTTAATGCTGCAACGGAGCCTCCATAACCGGACCCGATAATAACGACCTCTTTGTCAATCATCTCTGTGGGCTTATTTGATTTAATTTCTAAAGGGTTTTGTGCTTTTCCAAACAGATTGCCTGATCCTAAAAAGAAAAAGGCCGCAATACCTAAACTACTGGTTTGAATAAATTCTTTGCGATTCATACTTGCTCCTTAACAAATAGTGTACTAAAACAGGATTTGAAATTAAAAAAATAAGGATTAACATAATAACTGAGACTGATTTCAATTTTATACGACCTCACTTTTGTGGGAATTTTGGTATTTTTCATTGAGGTTCTGAAAAAGTGGGTAAGAAGAACCGCTTTTTGTTTTTAGCCGCGATTGGAGTGAAAATCCCGCAGAGAGGCGCGAGCGAAGCGAGCGCCGACCGAGGAATTGTAACGTAAAGCGGGACTGATAGAGGAGAGAAGAAAAAATCTTTTTGCTCCGAAAAAAAAATAATCCTCATCTATTCCTCGCCCAAAAGCACGCCCGAAACATTCCAGGAACTGAAGCTGTTACCTTCTTTCTCGCCTTGTGGGATCAAGATTTGAATCTGATGATTGCCCGCCTTTAGATCGCCCAAAGAAATGTAAATCGGATTCGTCGTAGTGCCGGGACACCAGTTGCTGCGGCTGTAATCGGAAGAAGAAAGTCCGTTGGCAAAGTTGCCCGAAGCCGGATTGTAAAGGCGATAACTGCCGCAATCGGTGCGCCATGGAACAAAAGAAAATACCTCTTTTCCGTCGACAAGAATCGTATTTTCTTTCGGTAAAAATTCATCGCCATTTTCCCAGCCGCCGTGTCCCGTTGTAATATAGCGGAGTTTCGCGTTTTTCAAATCTTTTTTCAGCGTGAAATCGGTAATCAAACCTTTTGGAGAATTAAACATGGTGGCATACTCCTGTCCCTCCATTTCCATGATATTCAAGGTGTTAAAAAGGGGAGTAACGGTGTTGTTTCTGAAAACATCGAGTCCATCTTTATGGATCGTCATTTCCAATGAAACCTTGTGTCCGTTTTTGTTGTAGTTTCCAATGAAAACTCCCGTCCAGAATTCTTTTTCGCTCAGGATTTCTTTAAAATCTGAAATATCCTGTCTGTAATATACTTTGTCGTGCCAGTTTTTATCTTTTAATTTCAGATGATTAAACTGCTGAATTCCAAAAGGCGTGAAAAATCTCATGAGTTCCAAAGGAGGCTCATAATTTTCCGTGGCCACAACTCCCTGATATGTTTTTCCGTTTCCATTGTCGAAAGATGGAATTGTTTTAACACCGTTTTGTAGCGCATCGAAAAAGCTTTTCTCTTTATTCTGAGGAATAATGAAAACGCTTCCTGTTCGGTCGTAAGCGTCACCTGCCGATTGCTCTGTTAATTCAACGAAAACATTCGCGTTCGCTTCTATTTTTGGATACTTTACTTTTTTAAGAATGAGAGTTCCTTTGGCAAAACGTAGAATTTTTTTATCCTTTTTTAAATCAGATGTAAAATTGATGGTTTCATTTTCAAAAGTTGATATGGTTGTGAAACGGCTTTTCCAAAGGAGATCTTTATAAGTTAGTTCGTCGGTTGGTGCTATTTTCTTTTGGTCAAAGATTTTTTCCAGGCTGAAGTTTTTTACTTTCGAGATTTCAGTAGCTTTGGTTGTGGTGTTGCCGTTTCTGGTAATTTCTAAAACCAACCCCAAGTCCTGACCTAAGAGCGAAGGTCCGCCTTTGACTTTCAAATCAGTCGTGTACCAAATGTCCATGGTATTGGAGTTGATGGAGGTTACCGCTTTTTTACAAGTATAACCTAAGATTTTCTTGATATCGCTTTTAAGTTCGAATTTTTGTTTTGCTAAAATCTCTTTATTTTCATAGTCAGAAACTGCATTATTCAGTAGAAAAGCAAATTGATTAATCCGGTTATCAGTTCTGTTAATTTTCTGAATTTCAAACGGAATGTCTTTGGTCGTTTTCAAAATTTGATCACTCAGAATAAAGGTTTCTTTGTCATTTGTGAAAACAATAGTAGGATCTTGTTTCTCATTTTCTTTTCCTTCAAAAAACGTTTTATAGGTAATTTTATAATTTTGAGCATATAGGATTTGAGCAATAGACAACAGCAGAAATACGAATAACTTTTTCATTCTTTAGATTTTGTAGACTTTTAATTTGTCTCAAATTTAAGATTTTAAAAGTTCCTTCCATAAGAATTTTCTATGCAAAAACGTAACGTTTAAAATTCCTCTGAAAACATTTAAGACACAATGTTCGCCTCAGTAAAATAGGCTTTAATAGAATTGCAATTATATGAACTTAATAAACCCAGTAAGTTCCATCTCAAAAAAAACGTTTGTGACTTTTGCGGTTTAACAAAAGCGGACACTTAAGTTTCAACGAAAGAAAAAGGAGCGAAAATTTTCGCTCCTTTTAGTATATGATGTATAATCTTATGCTTTTCTCTCGATCAGCGCCATGTAGAATCCGTCGAATCCGGAACTTGGCATAACCTTCTCTTCTTTAATTAAGGAATAACCTTCATTATTTTTCAGGAACGTTGCGACCTGTTCATCGTTTTCGCTGGGCAAAATAGAACATGTTGCGTAAACCATCTTTCCGCCTTTTTTCAAGATCTTGGCGTAATCCTGTAAAATTTGCTGTTGTTCTTTTTTAATCCGGTCAATAAATTCCTGGTCAATTTTCCATTTAGAATCAGGATTTCTTTTCAAAACTCCCAAACCTGAACACGGCGCATCGATCAACAAACGATCCGCTTTTTCATGGAGTCTTTTAATGACTTTGTTATCATCAATGGGTCTGGTTTCAATATTGTGTGCGCCCGCTCTTTTTGCGCGACGCTTCAGTTCGGCCAATTTCCATTCGTAAATATCAAGAGCGATGATCTGTCCTTTGTTTTTCATCAAAGCCGCCAGATGCAAAGTTTTTCCACCCGCTCCGGCACATA
This DNA window, taken from Kaistella carnis, encodes the following:
- the asnB gene encoding asparagine synthase B, translating into MCGIVCLFDAKQKTELLRPQVLEMSKKIRHRGPDWSGIFQNEKVIFSHERLAIVDPTSGKQPLFSKDKKIVLAVNGEIYNHRDLRKEFPDYDFQTESDCEVIIPLFQKYGKDFVDKLNGIFAFAIYDIENDVYFVARDHMGICPLYQGWDKNGNYYVASELKALEGICKTIENFLPGHFLYSKDGYEMQQWYKRDWEDFENVKNNTTDIAELRKALEDAVHRQLMSDVPYGVLLSGGLDSSIISAVTAKYSRNRIESGDTQEAWYPRLHSFAVGLEGSPDLIAAQKAAEHIGSIHHEVHFTVQEGLDAVRDVIYHLETYDVTTIRASTPMYLLARVIKSMGIKMVLSGEGSDELFGGYLYFHKAPNAKEFHEENVRKLNKLHLYDCLRANKSLMSWGIEGRVPFLDKEFMDVAMRLNPKDKMVTAHEPKIEKWVLRKAFEDMLPESITWRQKEQFSDGVGYSWIDSLKEVANQEVTDEMMTNAKFRFPLNTPQNKEEYRYRTIFEEHFPSETAAATVPSVPSVACSTPIALEWDEAFKNANDPSGRAVLSVHEDSY
- a CDS encoding GLPGLI family protein; translated protein: MKKLFVFLLLSIAQILYAQNYKITYKTFFEGKENEKQDPTIVFTNDKETFILSDQILKTTKDIPFEIQKINRTDNRINQFAFLLNNAVSDYENKEILAKQKFELKSDIKKILGYTCKKAVTSINSNTMDIWYTTDLKVKGGPSLLGQDLGLVLEITRNGNTTTKATEISKVKNFSLEKIFDQKKIAPTDELTYKDLLWKSRFTTISTFENETINFTSDLKKDKKILRFAKGTLILKKVKYPKIEANANVFVELTEQSAGDAYDRTGSVFIIPQNKEKSFFDALQNGVKTIPSFDNGNGKTYQGVVATENYEPPLELMRFFTPFGIQQFNHLKLKDKNWHDKVYYRQDISDFKEILSEKEFWTGVFIGNYNKNGHKVSLEMTIHKDGLDVFRNNTVTPLFNTLNIMEMEGQEYATMFNSPKGLITDFTLKKDLKNAKLRYITTGHGGWENGDEFLPKENTILVDGKEVFSFVPWRTDCGSYRLYNPASGNFANGLSSSDYSRSNWCPGTTTNPIYISLGDLKAGNHQIQILIPQGEKEGNSFSSWNVSGVLLGEE
- a CDS encoding GMC family oxidoreductase N-terminal domain-containing protein; amino-acid sequence: MNRKEFIQTSSLGIAAFFFLGSGNLFGKAQNPLEIKSNKPTEMIDKEVVIIGSGYGGSVAALRLCEKGIPVTLLEMGLNWEKSGEKFSPMINPGHSAAWLKTKTIAPFFNLFNLDKFTGTLDRLDFEHIKVWVGRGVGGGSLVNGGMAVTPKKEYFKEIFPNLDTEKFYSHYFPLANKELKTNVASEEFLKDCHFYKFNRVGEEEAHKAGFKTVRVPNVYDFNYMEKEYKEEVPRSALAGEVIYGNNHGKNSLDKTYLKKATATGKLEILDLHQVNHISQNPDKSYTIDISVINTKGEEIQHKIINAKKLILSAGTMGSIELLLKSSAKTQLPIDENVGKEWGNNGNFMTGRNWVKAFSGGTGFKQSTIPVGGIDHWEDKEHPFFVEIAPLPMGLNVATALYLMVNKLKKFGEVKYDLKAQKLDLNWDQSHTAHMKDNAKHFLRTMNNANGGTRSHILFHNGFGADVCYHPLGGIVLGKATDQFGRLNGHQNLYVIDGSLIPGTIGVNPFVTITAIAEYCMEEIIKKDFV